TTTTCTTTCCCAGCCCTGGGGTACCACCTCCGGTTCACCATCCCCTCTTCTTTCCGTGGGGTGTGACGGGGATGTTTCACTAAAAACACGATAACCTTATGAACCTTTCTAGCTTCTCCTTGCCCCGAAACATACACACAGATATTTAAACCCATGCCCCGCAAGGAATTCCGCAAAAAAACTTGCCCTTATTTATGGTACGGTTCTCCGTAATTAATCTTCAACTAAACTGCCCGTTAGCCATCCATGCATCCTCTGCAATGCACCACAGAGCATGAAAGTTGACCCGTTCTTTCATGGTAGTTGAACAAATAAAAAACGGCTGCCGAAGCTACCGCTATTCCACTAACGTGTCCCGTTAGCCATCCATGTCGCTCACGCGACACCACAGATTATGGAAGTAATTGCGTTCTTCCATGGGAGTTTAATAAACTACGCTGCTCAATAATGAATTTTCATTTCCTACATGGGCATCTACACAATCATATAGTCATTAACCTACATATTTGTAGGCATAGGGTATTCGACTTATGATAAGGGGATGTTTAATTTGTACAAACAAATTCAAAAGCATTCGTATGGTAACTATACTCATTTAAGAAAAATATCTTTGCTTGATATGAAACAAGGCGATGTAAATGGGGACGGAATAATTGATAACGTGTATTTATATGGAAATAAATCCAATGGAATCTTTGCAGATAATATTACGCTTATTATTCAAGATGGACATTCTAATCAAAGTACAACGGTAAATCTTCAAAACAATGCGGGATATAGTGCTAGGCTATTCCTTGGGGATTTTTCTAAGGATAATGTACAGGACATTTTAGTAAGTATTGATTCTGGAGGAAGCGGCGGATATGGTATTTTTTATATTTATTCCTTCAAGAATAACATTCTACATGAAATGTTTGATGTTGAAAAATATAATAAAGAGTATAAGTTCAATGTAAATTATGAAGATTTTTACAAAGTGAGCGTAGGAAGTCCTCATCTTGACGTGTTGTTTACAATAGACATTAGTAATAAAGGCTATGACTACTTATCACAATATTACAACGAAAATGGTAAACTTAAGCAACCAATCAAAGGTGAGGTTCTTGCTTTAGGTGCATTATATCCCATAGTTACAAACGAAAAAAGTATGGGTTATGATTTACTTGCTATTCAACGTATTATTGGTACTTCTAACTCCGATACATTAGGGTATGTCGAAAACCTAATGACTTGGAATGGCACTCAATTTACATCCTTACGATTGTCTGTAGCTATACTTGGTACGAGGTTAATCAGCCTTTACTGATCATTTCTGTAATGGTATTCAGAGAGGCATTAGCCGCTCACATTCGTCCAATCCATCAAATTCATTCCTATGTATCAATAGACTTTTTCCTTAAACTAAACTGCCCGTTAGTTGAATAAAGGCAGCTGATCGCGTTGACTGACCGGCTGCCTTATCGTGTTTATTGAGCTATCGTTCTCCGTTAGTGATGCACGCATTGCAAGAACATCAATGAAGCACAGAGGATGAAAATTATTTCGTTCTTTCATGGTAGTTTAATGGAACATCATATTTCTTTTTCCAATTATCGGGTTACCTAGTTGTGGTCCATATAAAGCTATAGTTCCCGAGGGAGTTTAGTTTGGTAATCACTGGTAGTCTTCTTATTCCCCAAAACATTATTTAAACGCTACATCCCTAAAAGTGTCAGCTACCGCCTCCACAGTGCTGTTCCAGAGCTTCTCACCTAGTTCCTCTGTTGCTTGAGTTGGGTCACCAATAACACCTGTTTTAGAGTATTTAGAAAAATCCAGATTAGGGTCTGCCCAATCCGGCTCTTCACTGTAAGGGTTATAAATTTTGTCTTCCCTTACAGTTTCTTTTCTCTTAAACAATGCCAGCGAAGTGGTAAAACTATCAGCATGCCCTCCAGGTAAATTTGGGTCTCCATATTTGCACCAGACATCGTAAAACGGATAGTGCGGAATTTCAGCAACCGAACCCCCTTTAAAATCGTTATTAAACCTCTCTGCAACATTGTTTAAATGGTGACCTCCGCAACCTCGGAAAATCACAATTTTCCTAAATCCTTGCTGAGCAAGTGACTTTAATACAGAATAAATCAAACCTTCATATACATCCTGCGGAATATCTATAAAGCCATAACCGTAATTTCTGTGTTCTGGTGTTGGACCATACGGAATAGTGGGAACAACCAGATATTTCGCACCATATTTTTCGTTAGCTCTTACTGCAGCAGAAATTGATAATTCGGATGCAAGCCATGTATCAAAATCAACACTTGTATGTGGACCTTGTTGTTCAGTACATCCAGTAGGAAGAACTGCCATGTAACCTTCATCAATCTTTTCTTTTATTTCTAAATATGTAAGTTTTCCATACTCAAAAGTCATCTAAATTCCTCCAATTTAAGGGTTCTCCTTTAAAAACGCAGGGCACAATTACCAATTTGCTTAATATCTAGTATTCTCCTTCCTATTGAGCATAACTACCCGCATCACAGAATGTCGCACCCTATATGGGTAGCACTCTTGGGAGATTAGTCCTTTTTTTGTTGTTGCACCAGCGGAGCTTAAGTAGGGTAAGACGAAGAATTAATCACTCGGACTCCCAGTCAATAGGTCTATTTCATCAATATCTATATTTTCATTAGAAATCACAAATCCCCCTATTGTCTTTATGTTCACATTACTTCTAGTTAACCATGGGAAGTTTTATTATATAAGGTAAATATCAGGTATAACTAAACTATCCTGCCCATTAGCTTAATAAAATGAGCAGATTGCCGCAGCCTGCTCATCAGTGATTATCATCAAACTATCGTTTTCCCGTTAGCCATCCATGTCGCTCACGCGACACCACAGATTATGGAAGTAATTGCGTTCTTCCATGGGAGTTCAATAACATCTACAGAATTACAGCATGGTAAGAACAGCTCTGTTTCAGTCCTTTCTTTAAAATGATAAAGAGCAACCTGTTTTTTAGACAAGTCACTCTTTAAATTATAAATTAATCTATCTTTTTGTTTGTTAAATTAGATCTCCACTCTCATATAAATGAATTCCGATCTCAGATGAGTGTCATTACAAATTAACCAAAATTAAAAATTAAAATCAAGCTATTTTTCAAATCAATAATTACCTCTTTTCTATTTTAGCATCCCGCATATCCCCCATAAGACCTTTGAAGAAAAATTGAATAAAGCGTTCTTCGGAAATAACAGCATGATCGGAACGGCCAGTCTCTTGGAATTGGTTCATCGCTTTCTGGTACATGTTGAAATAAAAGAGCAGTTCGTCTTCCCTCAAGCCCTCAGCCATATACTGCTCTTCCTGCCCACGCTGAACAAGCTTCAACAGAAACGGAATGAACTTCATCTCCAGAAACCGATCCACTCTCTCCTGCATCGCAACAATATCAGCAGATTGCTTCATGCAGTCATTAATGACCTTAATAAATTTCATTTCCTCCATCATTACCGTATACATGAGCTTTGGGTAAGGCATCTGGTCTTCTAATAAATGCTCATATCTCTTCAGCTGTTCCTCCATCATTTCGCCGATAGCTTCAAATAACAGCTCGTCCTTGCTACCGAAATAATTATAAATGGATACTTGAGATACTTTTGCTTCCTTGGCTATTTCTTTAATCGTTGCTGTATGAAACCTGTCATGGTTCAGCTTCTCTTTCGTTATGGCTAATATAAGCTGTTTCTTCTGTTCCGTTCGTCTCTCAAATCCGTTCAATTGCGATCACCCCTACTATCCAACTTTAATTTTTAACGATCGCGATGTCAAATTTCAAAATTATATAGCGAATCAAATAAAGTTGAGCTATAATAAGTTTTGAAATATCATATAATATAATTTCATAACTAGGAGGCGCAACATGAAAACTCTGTACAATCAAAACACGGGCTATTGGTACCCTCGCCTTACCTTATTCACGCTGGAGACGATTATTTTGGCAATTTCCGGCTGGCTGCTTTTTTTTGATGGCGTGGAGGTTTTAAATGCTGTATTTCATTGGAACTTAACGAATGGTGACTCAGGACGGAATTTTCTTCTATTCATCCTTATTTTAATCGTTTTCGTTCGGATGAAATTTACGATGTTTTTTCTTTTAAGAAGACCTATGTCATGGCAGGAGGCGTTTAGTGTTCCGACGGCTTTTTCGTTGTATTATATCGTTATTCCTCTTCTCAGCTTGACCCATAACAAGCCGTTGAATGGATGGGACATTGTATTTGTCGTCATCTTCATCATAGGTTCACTCCTAAATTCGCATGCCGAATGGCTTCGTCATCAATGGAAACAAAATCCTGAACATAAAGGAAAACTGTACACAGGCGGCTACTTCCGCTATTCGATCCATATTAATTATTTCGGCGATGTGTTATGGGTGCTTGCGATGGCACTCGTCGCATGGAACGCTTGGGCATTGCTCGTGCCACTATGGTTGTTCTGTTTCTTCGCGTTCTACAATATTCCAATGCTGGATAAGCACCTTGCTGAGAAATATGGCGATGATTTCGAGCGTTACCGTAAAAAAACAAACACATTTATTCCTTACTTATATTAACTGTATAAATAAAATAAGACCATATAGGATGCCAACAGTAGATGATTCTTGTATTGAACGAGGGCGCTCTCTCGATCTCTGATTGAAATCATCGCTTTTTTGAAATATTTCTTGTTCTTTATGTTCTGCCGTACATTCCAGCATCTTTATGTTGGTTGGTTTGAAATCATCCAAGACACCACCTAGATTAAAACAACCAGTATACAGCAAAACAGGGATGGCCTTCCTCGTTTTCTTGAGGAAGGCCATCCCTGTTTATAAGATAAGGACTTTTTCAGTGGCCTCCCTTTTAAGGGCAGCCGTTTTCTAGTTAGATATTTACGAACGGTGAAAATGAACTTCTCCAGTCCTCCTGTATCGGTAATGCATTGATTACACCCTTGGTTCTCCATATATACATATCGACCAATGGCAGAAAAATGATCCGGCGAAGCATTCACAGGCTTGGAAGAATACACTCGCAGCGCCTGCTTATTCAACTATCGTGTCCCGTTAGTCATCCATGTCGCTCACGCGACACCACAGATTATGGAAGTAATTGCGTTCTTCCATGGGAGTTCAAAGAACAGTTCATCAACAAATTATCACTTCACTCTTTCGGAAATGTTTTTACTTATTTCTTCAGGATTTTCAACACCAATGATCAACTTTGATATTTTGAACTTACCAACTTTAACGCTATTCAAATCTAAATGAAGAGTTTTAAGCTCATTTTCAAAAAAGTGCAGTTGATAACCACCATTTGCTCTAAATAACCCATTTCTCATTCCTCCTAATAAAGCACCATATAGTTTAAAAGCATTTGGTATCGGTCTACCTGTTGTTATTCCCTTAATTGAAGAGTATGGAATTTGCAACCCTTTATCTAATTTTAAAAAGGGTGAGTTTCCAAAGTCGATATTTACGTAGGTATCCATTAGTTGAATTTTACGTTCCATATTTTGATTCCCCCATTTTCAAATAATCAATTTATTTCATAATCCATAATCACATATAATACCATAAATACCTCTTTTATTCATGGAAGTCTAAACTGCCCGTTAGCACAACACGGCTGCCGATCGATGCCGGCATTGCCGTACAAGAATCAAGCCGAATCGTATTGAATAAACTCGCTTCAAGCACACTTCAACGGATTCCCCGTGCTCCAACTTACCGCCTGAAAACTCCCACATACTCGCTTACGACTAACCTGTCGACGTCGAGCGATGAGGACCTGACTTTCATCGTTCTCAATGATTGCTGCCGCTACTTGGATCAAAGTTCATTCACCCCAAAATACCCTTTGGAACTTTTTTACAACAACTTGCGTCTACCTAGTATATACCTACTCATACTAATCTTACGAAAGGGATGGACATTCCATGAGATTGCCTAATTCAATCTACAAGACTCAATCTTCACCAATCCGGCATTCCGCAGCATCAATTGCCTTTAAGCCGCTGATCATCGCCATGATCATTGTGCTTGTCGGGACAGCGATTCCCGTATCCGCTTCTGCTTCGGAGAAAGGAATCCATGATGCCTTGCAATTCACGCAAGTCGAATCAGGTAATTATTACTCGATCGCTCTTCGCAAGGACGGCTCGGTATGGACATGGGGACGCAACCTATTAGGCGAAATAGGGATACAAGAAACCGTTACCATATCGGAAACAGACGGGCCTGTTCGTCTAAGCTTGTTGTCGGATATCAAGCATATTGCTACTAGCGGAAACGGACACAATCTCGCTGTTAAGGCGGATGGAACGGTGTGGACATGGGGAACAGCACCGCATTCAGATGACAATACGATCCATTCTGTACTGCCTCAGCAGGTGGCAGGAATTATAAATGCAGTTACTGTTGCATCAGGTTCGGACTTCGGTGTAGCGCTTCGTCAAGACGGGAGCGTATGGTCGTGGCAGCGTGAGTTGAATAAGAATGATACGAACAGCGTTCGGAAGCCTGCTGCTGTGAGCGGCATTGCGAATGTAGTGCAGATACATGTATTCAACAACCAAATCTATGCCGTGAAACGGGATGGCACCGTTTGGAGCTGGAATGAACCATCACTCATGTTCAATTCCAATATTAAGACTCCTACTAAGCCTGTACTGATGAAAGGATTATCCAATATTCGTTCCGTCACTTCAAATGAGCAAGCCTTATACGCGCTAGACAAGAAAGGCAAAGTCAGGACTTTGGACGCCAAGGGAAAGCTAACTCCCGTTCAACCTAAATTGACTGTTAAAGAAGTACGAGCAGCTAGCTTTTACACACTGTTCCTAACGACAGCAGGCGATGTATATAGCTATGGAAGAACGGTTACAGGCAAGCAAGGCAAGGTTAACGGCTTACCTAAGATCAAATCGATCAGCGCAGGAACCTACCACAATCAGGCGATCTCTGAACGCGGCGAAGTATGGGGTTGGGGCGGCAACCATTTTAATTCAGTTGGCGCAACGGCAGATTCACCCGATGACATGATCTATCTCCCGATTAAGACCAATATTGCTGTAGACATCATGATTGATGGACAAGTGATCAACTCGATATTTGCTCCGCGAGTGAGTGCAAATACAGTTCATATCCCGATAACTACGATTACCCGAGCACTCGGAGCTCAGTTTGCGACCAATCAAGATCCATCGGGCACACTTTCCTATACGATTGCATATGAAGGCCGATCCTTCACGTTTCGCGGTGGGGACAGTATTATTCTAGTGGATGACCAAGCTATCGAGCTCCCTGAATCTGTATCTTCTTTAACAGGTGCTGTCGCTGCTCCTTATCAACTCTTCGAGAAGGGACTCGATCTTTCGATCACATGGGATTCACAGCTGCAGCAGTTACGGATGAATACACAGGTGCATGTACATTAAGCAGAACAGCGGATGGCCTTTGGCCACCCGCTGTTTTATATCCCTCACCAGCTATCCATTGATTCCTCGATCAAGCCTTTTAGCTAAAAAAAAAATAAGCAGGCTTCTGTAGCCTGCTCAATTTTGTGTGTTATTCAACTATCGTGTCCCGTTAGCCACACATGCAGCGCAAGCGCTGCACCACAGATGATGAAAATGGGAAAATCAGTCTATACTGCTACTATGGCTGGCGAAAAAGGTCGATAAGCTATGGTGCCTTAGAGCCCATCCGTTAGTCTGACTCCAACGACCACGGTGCATCACAGATTGTCGCTCCCTTTTGGGAAGCACTCATGGGAGATTAATCCTACTCTGGTTTTTGCACCAGCCTAGCCTTTTTTGGTTGTGGAAGGAAGTTTGTTATTTTCGCTCTATCTAACTTTATTAAAGAACACATAAGGCTCAGCCTTTTTTTAAAAAGTGTGATTCTGGGTCTTCTTTATTATGCTCTTTTTCAGGTTTTGAGCTGATTCTATTTTCATGGGAGTTAAATATTAAAAAGTTCAACTCATGTAATAACTTTTTCTTCATTGCCTCCAATGCTTCATCGCTGGGTTTAACATCATCTGCATACATGATTTCTTTAGGTGTCCACCAAACAGGAAACTTTGGGGTTGGTTCAGTCAGTCTTCTCGGGAAAATGTGCCAATGCATATGAGAATCACCATTGCCAAGAAGTTCATAATTTAACTTATCTGGTTTGAAAGCATTAAATACGGCTTCAGATACTATGCTCATTTCCACAAGATACTTTTCCTTAAATTCTCTATTTAGTTCGTGAAGTTCACACTTATGATCTTTGCATAGAAATAGTGTATAGCCTTCGAAATATTGGTGGTCTCCTATTACCACGTACCCTGTTTCTAATTCTGCTACAAAATACTTATTTGTATCTTCTTTTATCATATTGATTCGATTACAAATAAGGCAATTTTCCATTTACATCACCATCCTATAATCTTATTGTTTGAAAACAATATATCCTTTTTCCAATAGGAGATAAATGGAGAATTGTTATTAGATCATGGATTTTTGTTATCGAATACTGCCCGTTAGTTGAGAAAAGCCAGTGCGGTAGACCTTTCGGTATTGAACTATCACGTCAATCTTTCGGAGATAGTTTTACTTATTTCTTCAGGGTTTTTAACATCAATGATTAACTTTGATATTTTAAATTTACCAACAAGAAAATTATTCAAGTCAAAATGAAGGGTATCAACCTCATTATTAAAAAAGTAGAGATGATAACCTCCATTGAATCTAAATAATCCATTTCTTTTTCCTCCAAAAGAAGCACCATAAAGCTTGAAAGCATTTGGTATGGGTCTACCTGTTGTTATCCCCTTAATCGAAGAGTATGGAATTTGCAACCCTTTATCTAATTTTAAAAAGGGCGAATTTCCAAGATCGATATTTAAATGGGTTTCCATTAATTGAATTGTACGTTCCATTCGTTTAGTCCACCATTTCATAACGCTTTAGTATTTTTAAAATATATTTACATATTATACCATAGATAATCTTATTTATAGAATTTATTGAGCTAATTTACCCAAGAACTGAACATGAAACCGAATATTTCGCCGGTTGCATGATGGAATATTACATTATCCTGCCCGTTAGCACAACGAAGCTGCCGATTCATGTCGGTAGCTTCGTCCTGGTGTTATTGAGCTATAGTTTCTCGTTAGCGTAACAAATATGTCACATGGTCGTCGCACAATCATGCAGACTCCAAAACTACCTGTTCACCAAAGTCTACAAGTGGTCTAGAAAAGTTAAACTCCCAGTTTCACATAGAGTCGAGAGCCCTCCTTTATCCTATCCGAACTTCTTAGTTTATGCCGAAGAATCGTAAAATTCCAAGTAAATCTTTGTCATAATAAGCGCGATACAGGTAACAGATAATGATTAGTCCGATGGTATTCTCGAAAAATTGAATTACGTTGCCAAGTAAAGATATGAAATAGATCGACGTTGCATTCGCAGCGGCTTTATTCTTGGATTTTTCCCATACAAGAACTACCGTTGCAAGTATCGTCAAAGGCAAGTCCAGAATCACGTACTTCACAATATTGATTCCGATTGGAATTGCGATAATAATAGCCAGAATTAATCCGAAAATCCTCCACTCTAGCCCGGTGATTATGTATGCCACGATAAGTGCTGCAACTCCAAAGAATATGGAATTCCTTATAGCATCTTTGAACACTTTTCTTACAACTGCTTTGGGATTGTTAATGTCGACTGCTTGGCTTAAACCTGGCAATTTGATTCCCCCAGTTCACTCTTGATTTAATCCAGGTATTCAACAAAGGCATCAATAAATCCCGACCTGAATGCATTGACCGGCATATTCTTGGAGCCCCAATTAGCACCGAACCACTCATTAAGCTGCTCTGTTGTCGGAAGATCTCCGCAATCATCAGCTCCCCAACAATAAAAGTCCAATTTTCTCTCGTCCAATAACATTCCTGCCAATTTGCGGTACTCTTCGATTGACATTTTCTCATAAAAGGTGTCCTCTACACCGCCAGCTTCATATCCCTCAGCCGTGACATCTCCCCATAGACGACCATTTGCGTATGCTCTTTTAGATAATTCTTCATGCTTTTCTTCGCGCAGCTCATAGCCTTTATAACGGTCTAGCTTCCCGTAAATGCGCTCGGATACATTAATCTCCCAGGAGAGTACCTGAAAAACTCCAAGAAGGACCAAAATTCCGATTGTCCAAGTCTTAATTGTTCTTCTGATGAAAACCAGTCCTTCTTTTAGTGAATTGAATTCTAATGGCATTCAAAAAATTCATCTAAATTCCTCTCAACTTAATAAGGTGAATGAATTGTCCGAAAAAAATAAAGCTTTAGACTGGATTCGTTGAGATTCTATGCGAATTTCTGAATAGCAACACCGTCAAACTCCCGAATAATTAATATTAGACTGAATTCAATATAAACCAGCGGCAGTCTTGGGCTGGAAATCAAGTTCTAGATTGCTGTTATTGAACTAACGTTTCTCGTTAGTTCACCCAGTTTTGATGTCAAATAATGCGGAAATATCCATATAAGCTTTTTAACCTAAAACTTATATGTAAGTGGCAATACTCAGCGCCAACAAATTGAGCTCTTAAGAACAGGTCAATCTTAGGTGTCCAGCATATCCCACTCATCACCTAGGATCCATCGTAACGCTGACAGTTTACCGTTAATCATTCCCCATTCGAAATCATTCCATGGTCCCAAGTTTTCTAGCCCAAATCTTTCCTCCACCTTAGCTGCCGCTTCAAGTGCACCTTCCCAAATATTCCGCTGAATTGGTCGAGTAGCATGATTTTTTATGGGGAAGTCTTCCTTCTCCACAATAAGAATGAGTCCAGCTTCAATTTTTTCTCGTCTGATCTGATGTCGATTGTACCAGACCTTGGTTACTAGTTCGTCAATTTCCTTGATGATTTCAGTTAATCTCCTTGGCTCTTCGTTCCAATAATACTCATCGCTTAACTCTTCAATATGTTCGGGCTGGATGTGTTGTAATGCCTCACTTAAGGAAATAAAATAATAGGATTTTGAAATAGCAAAACAATTTTCTATATCTGGGTGAGGCAACTTCTTACTTGCTGTTAGATGGCTGAAATCACTAGTGTTGTGGGAAATAAATGCAAATTTACTTCCAGAGGCATCTTCTTCGTTAATCAAGTCCGAATAAACTTCTATTAAAATTGAATCACCAATTCCATTACGCTGCCTATGAAAGGGGGCGCGGTTTTCAATAGCACGCTGTGCAGCTCTAATCTTTACTGAATCTGAGATTTCAATAATTGAACTCTTGTTAAAGATCTTATCAATCCAACTAACTGTTTCGATTGCTG
The window above is part of the Paenibacillus sp. FSL K6-0276 genome. Proteins encoded here:
- a CDS encoding stalk domain-containing protein; translation: MRLPNSIYKTQSSPIRHSAASIAFKPLIIAMIIVLVGTAIPVSASASEKGIHDALQFTQVESGNYYSIALRKDGSVWTWGRNLLGEIGIQETVTISETDGPVRLSLLSDIKHIATSGNGHNLAVKADGTVWTWGTAPHSDDNTIHSVLPQQVAGIINAVTVASGSDFGVALRQDGSVWSWQRELNKNDTNSVRKPAAVSGIANVVQIHVFNNQIYAVKRDGTVWSWNEPSLMFNSNIKTPTKPVLMKGLSNIRSVTSNEQALYALDKKGKVRTLDAKGKLTPVQPKLTVKEVRAASFYTLFLTTAGDVYSYGRTVTGKQGKVNGLPKIKSISAGTYHNQAISERGEVWGWGGNHFNSVGATADSPDDMIYLPIKTNIAVDIMIDGQVINSIFAPRVSANTVHIPITTITRALGAQFATNQDPSGTLSYTIAYEGRSFTFRGGDSIILVDDQAIELPESVSSLTGAVAAPYQLFEKGLDLSITWDSQLQQLRMNTQVHVH
- a CDS encoding VCBS repeat-containing protein, translating into MYKQIQKHSYGNYTHLRKISLLDMKQGDVNGDGIIDNVYLYGNKSNGIFADNITLIIQDGHSNQSTTVNLQNNAGYSARLFLGDFSKDNVQDILVSIDSGGSGGYGIFYIYSFKNNILHEMFDVEKYNKEYKFNVNYEDFYKVSVGSPHLDVLFTIDISNKGYDYLSQYYNENGKLKQPIKGEVLALGALYPIVTNEKSMGYDLLAIQRIIGTSNSDTLGYVENLMTWNGTQFTSLRLSVAILGTRLISLY
- a CDS encoding TetR/AcrR family transcriptional regulator, with product MNGFERRTEQKKQLILAITKEKLNHDRFHTATIKEIAKEAKVSQVSIYNYFGSKDELLFEAIGEMMEEQLKRYEHLLEDQMPYPKLMYTVMMEEMKFIKVINDCMKQSADIVAMQERVDRFLEMKFIPFLLKLVQRGQEEQYMAEGLREDELLFYFNMYQKAMNQFQETGRSDHAVISEERFIQFFFKGLMGDMRDAKIEKR
- a CDS encoding PIN domain-containing protein encodes the protein MNLLYKVLIDTCVWLDMAKDYQQQATLAALNDLILQGEIELILPRTIIDEFARNKERVIEQSSRSISSTLKRVKDVVEKFGDPQQKNVVISQLNDVDHRLPLIGEAAIETVSWIDKIFNKSSIIEISDSVKIRAAQRAIENRAPFHRQRNGIGDSILIEVYSDLINEEDASGSKFAFISHNTSDFSHLTASKKLPHPDIENCFAISKSYYFISLSEALQHIQPEHIEELSDEYYWNEEPRRLTEIIKEIDELVTKVWYNRHQIRREKIEAGLILIVEKEDFPIKNHATRPIQRNIWEGALEAAAKVEERFGLENLGPWNDFEWGMINGKLSALRWILGDEWDMLDT
- a CDS encoding creatininase family protein, with translation MTFEYGKLTYLEIKEKIDEGYMAVLPTGCTEQQGPHTSVDFDTWLASELSISAAVRANEKYGAKYLVVPTIPYGPTPEHRNYGYGFIDIPQDVYEGLIYSVLKSLAQQGFRKIVIFRGCGGHHLNNVAERFNNDFKGGSVAEIPHYPFYDVWCKYGDPNLPGGHADSFTTSLALFKRKETVREDKIYNPYSEEPDWADPNLDFSKYSKTGVIGDPTQATEELGEKLWNSTVEAVADTFRDVAFK
- a CDS encoding HIT family protein, coding for MIKEDTNKYFVAELETGYVVIGDHQYFEGYTLFLCKDHKCELHELNREFKEKYLVEMSIVSEAVFNAFKPDKLNYELLGNGDSHMHWHIFPRRLTEPTPKFPVWWTPKEIMYADDVKPSDEALEAMKKKLLHELNFLIFNSHENRISSKPEKEHNKEDPESHFLKKG
- a CDS encoding DUF1295 domain-containing protein codes for the protein MKTLYNQNTGYWYPRLTLFTLETIILAISGWLLFFDGVEVLNAVFHWNLTNGDSGRNFLLFILILIVFVRMKFTMFFLLRRPMSWQEAFSVPTAFSLYYIVIPLLSLTHNKPLNGWDIVFVVIFIIGSLLNSHAEWLRHQWKQNPEHKGKLYTGGYFRYSIHINYFGDVLWVLAMALVAWNAWALLVPLWLFCFFAFYNIPMLDKHLAEKYGDDFERYRKKTNTFIPYLY